The following proteins are encoded in a genomic region of Phaeodactylum tricornutum CCAP 1055/1 chromosome 1, whole genome shotgun sequence:
- a CDS encoding predicted protein, whose protein sequence is MTSSAPRPTTNAHDQQQVARLQARLRTSTRRRLGRGNVPDAVTLAPGAHKYVLLQASSDDTGTQYFVTSRQNAAYHRNAAEPMIAQLEEAGFYDIEVTGGGRIRLNEEEQRISIFGFSYGFGPADHAISRRIVLEDPRYRHFDVQTSNDGY, encoded by the exons ATGACGTCGTCGGCTCCAAGGCCCACGACCAACGCACACGATCAACAGCAAGTCGCCCGTCTCCAAGCCCGGTTGCGTACAAGTACGCGTCGACGGCTCGGACGGGGCAATGTTCCGGATGCCGTCACGTTGGCTCCCGGTGCGCACAAGTACGTTTTGCTCCAGGCGAGTAGCGACGACACAGGTACCCAGTACTTTGTCACGTCGCGGCAGAATGCGGCGTACCATCGGAACGCGGCGGAACCAATGATTGcgcaattggaagaagcggGCTTTTACGATATTGAAGTTACGGGTGGGGGACGGA TTCGGCTCAACGAAGAGGAGCAAAGGATTTCTATTTTTGGATTTTCTTACGGCTTTGGTCCAGCGGATCACGCCATCAGTCGACGGATAGTCCTGGAAGATCCACGGTACCGCCACTTTGACGTCCAAACCAGCAACGATGGTTACTAA
- a CDS encoding predicted protein — MPEVQSVQVFGKKKTATAVAFAKQGRGLIKVNGQPIELIQPESLRLKVFEPVLIVGQEKFSNIDIRIRVKGGGITAQIYAIRAAIAKSIVAYHAKYVDEQSKNELRKTLMEYDRNMLVSDPRRCEPKKYGGRSARARFQKSYR, encoded by the exons ATGCCCGAAGTACAATCAGTTCaagtttttggaaa GAAAAAGACCGCCACCGCGGTGGCCTTTGCCAAGCAGGGTCGCGGTCTCATCAAGGTCAACGGCCAGCCCATTGAGTTGATTCAACCCGAGTCTCTTCGTCTGAAGGTCTTTGAGCCCGTCTTGATTGTAGGACAGGAGAAATTTAGCAATATCGACATCCGCATCCGTGTCAAGGGCGGTGGTATTACGGCGCAGATTTACGCCATTCGGGCGGCCATTGCCAAATCCATCGTGGCCTACCACGCCAAGTACGTGGACGAACAATCCAAGAACGAACTGCGAAAGACGCTTATGGAGTACGACCGCAACATGCTGGTCAGTGATCCTCGTCGCTGCGAACCTAAAAAGTACGGAGGACGAAGCGCCCGTGCCCGTTTC